In Lolium rigidum isolate FL_2022 chromosome 7, APGP_CSIRO_Lrig_0.1, whole genome shotgun sequence, the DNA window AGGACGAGTAGCCCGACTCAAAATAGTCGGGTACACATAGCCCGATTGGCTCTATTCGGGGTAGTTGCACCTGACTGGATGCAATCGGGTTAGAGAACCCCGATTACTGCAAAGGAAGAAAGAGAGCCGTAGATGGCCCACCAAATCTTCAGCAATCGGGCTATGCTACACCGATAGGGGCCAATCGGGTTACCCTTTCCCGATTTCTTGCAATCAGTTTTCCTTTCCCCGACCTGTATTATTTCGGCAAATTATCAAGAACGTTATTTctggaaataaaaaaaattatttaaaaaattcGCCATATAACACAAACACTCCATAGTCCGGTTCGAACCCGCACCAACCGTTGTCCGACTACTGGCAAATCAACAGTGCTTTAAGTACTTCTCTGTTCGATACTTGTTATCGCTCCTGCGAAGTTAAAAGGAGCTTTAGCGAAGCACAAAAGCATGATGGAGTAAGTGTTTGCTCTGCGACGTTGTGTTCGACGTTGGTCCTGCTTTTCTGCGGCCCATAGCACATGAACCGATCCGGCCATTCATTCTGAGATCTAAGGTCTGACTGTGGCCATTCGATTGGAAACTTCCAACTACAGTATGTTCGACTTCTATGGTTGGAGGCGCCGTGATTCCTGGGGCCCCACGCCCACCCCAATCCAAGGACACCGCCGCTGAGCTGGCGGGACCCACCTTAGCCGATGCAGGGAGCTAGCTCAGCTGTGTCTCCAGCCTCCTACGTCATCCCCTAGCCTTGGCCTCTATATAAGCTCTGCACTCTCCTCCCTCCCCTCTGCACCATCAATCACCATTAGCGATCGATCACCTCTGAAATCTACCTAGCTCTTAGCCTACAGGTCAGCTCAAGTAGGTATAGTCTAGCTAGCAGCATGACTGGCGTGTGGGTGTTCGAGGACGGGATCGTGAGGCGGGCGGACAGCGAGGCGCCCGGCCGCAGTAGCGGCGGAGCCCCGCCGGGCAAGGCGCTGGTGCACGTGCCGAGCGGCGAGGTGGTGACCTCGTACGAGATCCTGGAACGACGGCTGCGGGAGCTAGGGTGGGAGCGCTACCTCAACGACCCCTGCCTGCTCCAGTTCCACCAGCGCTCCACCGTGCACCTCATCTCCGTCCCGCGCGACTTCGCCCGCCTCAAGCTCGTCCACATGTACGACGTCGTCGTCAAGACCCGCAACGTCTTCGAGGTCCGCGACGCCTGAGAGCCTCCCGGCCTGTTTTGTGTCCCCTCGAGATGGCGGCGGAGGCGACGTCGGCTACGCTGCCACCAT includes these proteins:
- the LOC124675255 gene encoding flowering-promoting factor 1-like protein 4, with product MTGVWVFEDGIVRRADSEAPGRSSGGAPPGKALVHVPSGEVVTSYEILERRLRELGWERYLNDPCLLQFHQRSTVHLISVPRDFARLKLVHMYDVVVKTRNVFEVRDA